Below is a genomic region from Rickettsiales bacterium.
CGCGTATTTCTCGGTTTCGGCAATATGCAGCTGCGTGAGCCCGCGTGCTTCCAGCACATCGCCCAGAATATTCGTAAGCTTCTCTGCAGGAAATAAAGTGCTCAGATGCTTGTTCAGTTCGACCGAATATTCCGTCATGCCAAGCCGGGCGGCAAACTCCACGATCTTCGTGCGTACAAAGCCTTTGAAAGCAGGATCGACCAGAGCCTGCAGGATTTCGCGGGCACGGTCGGCACGGAAATTCGCCATCAGCACGCCGTCGCTGTCTTTCATCCCAGCATAATCGCCAAGCGGTGCGGGCATCACGAACTCGTCGTACTTGCCTGCCTTATAGCTGGCTTCAATCGCTTCCTCGGCATTCGCAAAGCGTGTGCCGGTGGCGGCGGTCATCGTGTCATAAGCAAATGCCACGCGGGCCCAGCGATTGTCGCGGTCCATCGCGTAATAACGTCCGCTGAGCGTGGCGATGCGTGCCTGCGGGAAGGCCCGCATCAGATCGGCCACGTAACGCTTTGCGCTTTGCGGCGGTGTATCGCGCCCGTCAAGGAAGGCGTGGATGTAAACCGGAATACCCTGGGCATGCAGCAGCGAGCCGAGTGCCGCGATATGGCTTTGGTGGGAATGCACGCCGCCTGGGGAAAGCAGGCCCAGCAGGTGGGCCGCACCGCCGGTTTGCTTCAGCGTGGCGATGAAGGTGATGAGCTCAGGATTCAACGCAAGCGATCCGTTAGCGATAGCCTGATCGATACGCGGCAGGTCCTGCATGAGCACGCGGCCGCTGCCGATATTCATATGGCCGACTTCGGAGTTGCCCATCTGCCCGTCCGGCAGGCCGACGGAAAGGCCGGAAGCATCAATCAGCCCGTGAGGATACTGTGCTTTCAGGCGGTCGAGATGAGGAGTGCGCGCGCCGGCAACAGCGTTATTCGCGGCATCGGGGTTCTCGCCGAAGCCGTCGAGGATAGCAAGCAGAACAGGTTTAGTCATGAAGCGGTCTTACCTTTGAGGACATTCTTATCCGGCTGGCGGCCGGTGGTAACATAATAAACGGTGCGTGCAAGGCTCGTGGTGTAGTCTGCAACACGTTCGAAATTCTTGTTGGCAAAGATGAAATGCGTAATGGCTTCAACGCTGTCCGGATGTTTCTGCATTTCCTCCTGCAGCACTTTCAGGATCTCCATATAGAGATCGTCCACTTGCTTGTCGCGCCGCCAGACATCGATGGCGAGTTCCGGGTCGCGTTTTTCCACGGCGGTGAGCGCGTCTGTAATCATTGCCTGGATGATATCCACCATCCGGCTGAGTGGGTCCATTATCCTGTCCGGTGTATAGGTGCCGAGCTTGAGAGAGCGCTTGGTAGTATTTTTAGCCAGATCGCCGGAATGTTCCAGATCGCTTGCAATACCGAGCGCAGAAGTCACGAAGCGCAAATCATCGCCCATGGGGCTGCGGAAAGCGAGCATCATGGTAGCCTGTTCGTTGATGCTGCGGTCGAGCTCGTTAACCTTTTTGTCGAGGTCGCGTACTTTTTCCTTATGGGCGTCATCTTTGGCCGTGAGCGAGTTCAGCGCGGCTGAGATCATTTCTTTCACCAGCGCGCCCATCTCCATGATGGAGCCCGTCAGCTTCTGCAGTTGCCAGTTGTAGGACTGAAAAGTCATTGTAAGTGCGCCCGTTAGTATAAAAGTTAATACCCGACAGTATAAGCGCAATATCCGCCGCCCGCAAGGTGATAAACCAAATATTCCTGTGAAATCCCGGAAATCGTCCAGCAGATTCTTAGTGGCACGCGCGGTCAGAAGGCCGCGCCCTTTAGTCGCCGCAGGCGTCAGGTTCATTGCGCAGGCCAGCAGGCCGTAGCGGGAACAATCAAATATATCTCGTGGGTACGAGGAGGAGTTCTACACGACGACCCCGCGCGCGCCGGGTTGGCCTAGGGCGGCGGCGCGCAAACAAAAACCGCGGAGCGAGGGGTAAGCGAAGCGAAGGGGCGAACTACGCTTGCCCCCTTACTCTCTATGATAAGGATGATTATTCAAAATCGTATAAGCCCTGTATAGCTGCTCTGCAATCAGCCCCCGCACGAGCAGATGCGGCCAGGTGACGCGCCCGAAGGAGAGCAGCAGATTGGCGCGTTTGCGGACTGATTCGTGCAGCCCGTCCGCACCACCGATAATGAAGGCGATTTTGCGGTCTCCCGCATCCTCACGCCTGCGTAAATGCGAGGCGAATTCCTGGCTGCCCATTTCCCTGCCGGTTTCATCGAGTGCTATGATATGGTCCGCTTCTTTACAGGCGCCAAGCAGCAGCTCGGCCTCCTGCAATTTCTTTTGTTCGGGTGGCAGGGGCTTCTTGATATCGAATTCCTTCAGGGTCGTTTTCCACA
It encodes:
- the gpmI gene encoding 2,3-bisphosphoglycerate-independent phosphoglycerate mutase, whose translation is MTKPVLLAILDGFGENPDAANNAVAGARTPHLDRLKAQYPHGLIDASGLSVGLPDGQMGNSEVGHMNIGSGRVLMQDLPRIDQAIANGSLALNPELITFIATLKQTGGAAHLLGLLSPGGVHSHQSHIAALGSLLHAQGIPVYIHAFLDGRDTPPQSAKRYVADLMRAFPQARIATLSGRYYAMDRDNRWARVAFAYDTMTAATGTRFANAEEAIEASYKAGKYDEFVMPAPLGDYAGMKDSDGVLMANFRADRAREILQALVDPAFKGFVRTKIVEFAARLGMTEYSVELNKHLSTLFPAEKLTNILGDVLEARGLTQLHIAETEKYAHVTFFFNGGREQPFKGEERILIPSPNVATYDLQPEMSAYLVTDKLVEAIESDKFDFIVVNYANCDMVGHTGNLKAATKAVEAVDECVGRVWQAVAKKGGAMFITADHGNAEKMHDEDTEQPHTAHTLNLVPAIIAGPGLEGKKLRVKEGRLADVAPTVLALMGLPQPAEMTGQSLL
- the phoU gene encoding phosphate signaling complex protein PhoU; the protein is MTFQSYNWQLQKLTGSIMEMGALVKEMISAALNSLTAKDDAHKEKVRDLDKKVNELDRSINEQATMMLAFRSPMGDDLRFVTSALGIASDLEHSGDLAKNTTKRSLKLGTYTPDRIMDPLSRMVDIIQAMITDALTAVEKRDPELAIDVWRRDKQVDDLYMEILKVLQEEMQKHPDSVEAITHFIFANKNFERVADYTTSLARTVYYVTTGRQPDKNVLKGKTAS
- the rlmH gene encoding 23S rRNA (pseudouridine(1915)-N(3))-methyltransferase RlmH — protein: MHILLATIGKFKSGPEAALYEHYTKRLLWKTTLKEFDIKKPLPPEQKKLQEAELLLGACKEADHIIALDETGREMGSQEFASHLRRREDAGDRKIAFIIGGADGLHESVRKRANLLLSFGRVTWPHLLVRGLIAEQLYRAYTILNNHPYHRE